One Ferribacterium limneticum genomic window, GCGCCGTCTCTGACTTCGAATACGAATTTCAGATGGCGGGAATGAACCGCAGCGTCTATCCGGAGGTCGAAACCGTGTTTCTGACTCCGGGCGAGCAATACATGTTTATCTCCGCTACCATGGTGCGTGAAATTGCGCGCCTGGGTGGCGATGTCAGCAAATTTGTGCAACCTTGTGTCGAAAAGCGCCTGCGGGCGAAAACCACAGCTTAACCGAGAGAGGAACAACAGCTATGTCTCTGATTATTACCGACGAGTGCATCAATTGCGACGTGTGCGAACCGGAGTGCCCGAACGAGGCGATCTCCCAGGGCGAGGAAATTTACGTCATCGACCCGAACAAGTGCACCGAGTGCGTCGGCCACTACGACGAACCGCAGTGCGTGCAGGTCTGCCCGGTGGATTGCATCCCCAAGGATGAAAACCATGTCGAAACCCAGGACATGCTGTGGGTCAAATACGAAAAGCTGACCGGCAACAAACGCGCCTGAGTTTTTCAGCGCCCCAACAAAAAACCCGCGAAATTCGCGGGTTTTTTGTTTTCAGTTTTAGGCTTTTTTTCCGGTTGACCGTAGCAATCCCGGTTGGCCGTAAGATTCGCCGCGGCGACCGCTCAGGCCGCCTGCAATTCCCGGATATCGAGCGGCACCAGCATGTCCTGAACGCGACCGACAATTTCCTCGAGCGCCTCGATCTGCTGCAGCAGGTTCTGCTCGACGCCATCGAGTTCGGCAATGCGATCTTCCAGCGTATCGGTCGCCTGATGGATGCGTTTGATGCTTTCCAGACGACGCTTGAGCTGGATCTGGTGTTCGCGCACCTGGGTTTCCATCGGCGCCATGATGGCGCGCAGCCAGACTTCGGCATCGCGGTTGGCGTGCTCGAAGGCGCGCCGCACCTGGGTGGCCACCTCCTCGAAGAATTTCTGAGTGATGTTCTTCTTGTCGTGGGTGAGCAGGCTGACCATCGTGTTGAGGTGATCGTCGCACCACGCCTGCAGGCGATCGAGCTCCTTTTCGTAACGGAGCAGCGAGAAGGTCGTCGGCGAACCAAGCTTGAGGCCATGCTCGATGGCGAATTTCTTGTAAACCGCCTCCATCATCGACAGGATTTCGCCGATTTCGCTGTTCGACTTGGCCAGCGCCGTGCGCGAACCGGCAAAGAAGCCGGCCATGGCATCGGACAGGGTCTTGGAAAACGCCGCTTCGAGCATGGTTTCGCGCGTTTCGTGCGTCAACTGGCGCAGAACGTCGAGACCGAGGTGGCTGAACAGGTTGTTGGTCAGCGTCGAGAACACACTGCGCACGGCGTAGTAACGCTGCAAGCCGGACTCGAACTCGTCCTTTTCTGCCCGCACCTTGCCCATCATGTACTCGACGACGCCCTTGTTTTTGCCACGCAATTCGGTCAATTCGGTCAGTTGCTCGCGCAGGCCAAGCAGGCGCGTGTCGAGCAGGCTGCGCACGCGCCGGCTGACGTCGCCAAACTCACCTTCGGTGCTGTCGCAGACGATATCGCGCTTGGCCGGAATCAGTTCTTCGGAGAGCGCCGCTTCGAGCAGCGGCAGACGACTCTTGTCGAGCAAAGCCGTATCGCCGTTGATCTTGGCGACCAGGCCCTTTTGCGCCGAAACCGGGAAAATCTGGCTGGCTGGCAAGTCAAGAATGGCCGCACTGGAATCGACCTGGCGCTGGATTTCGGCGTCGATTTCCTCGGTGGATTTCAATTCGTCCCACTGGCCGTCGATCTTGTTGAGGACGACCATCCGGCCACGCTTGGCCATACCGCCGCCACAAATATGCTCGCGCCAGATGGCCAGGTCGGACTGCGTCACACCCGTATCGGCGGCCAGAATGAACAGCACGGCATGGGCGTTGGGGAGCAGCGAGAGGGTCAGTTCCGGCTCGGCACCGATGGCATTGAGACCCGGCGTGTCGAGAATGACCAGACCCTGCTTGAGCAGCGGGTGCGGGAAATTGATCATGGCGTGCCGCCAGCGCGGCACTTCGACCAGCCCGTCCTCGCCAATCACATAGAGGTCGATCTGCCCCTGGCCGACCTCGAAGCCGAGACGGCCGGCCTCTTCGGGCGTCACCCGGGTCGTTTCGCTGACGTGGCGCAGGGCGTCCTGCATGGCATCGGGCGACTCGGTATCGAGCGAAATTTTCGTCCACTCGTCGGCAAAGCGCTTGTATTCGCTGACGCTGGAGTTTGAAGCCCGCGTCTGGATCGGCAGCAGTTCGATGCACGGCAGCTTGTTACCGTCGAACAGCAGTTCGGTCGGACACATGGTCGTCCGGCCGGCTGACGAAGGCAGCATCCGGTTGCCGTAGTCGGCGAAGAAAATGGCGTTGATCAGTTCCGACTTGCCACGCGAGAACTCGGCGACAAAGGCGACATTGAGCCGGTCTTCACGCAGGCGTTCGAGCAGTTGCGTCAGGCGCAAGTCGCTCTGGGCATCGGACAGCTCGTTAGTATTCAGCCAGCCCTGAAGCTCAGCGATATAGGTGGCCAGGCGTGAACGCCAGGCGGTATAGGCAGCGAATTGGTTGGCGAGCGACATACGGCGTCCTTCCCGGGCAATCGGAAACTTCAATTTAGCATAAATACATAGACTTGCAGAACCTTTTTAATGCTGGCAGCCAGTACAGTAATAGGTGCTCCGCCCGGCCTGACGAATTTGTCTGACCACCCCACCACAGCGCAAGCAGGGTTGTCCGGCCCGGTCATAGACGCCGGCCTGGATCTGGAACCAGCCGGCACTGCCGTCGCTGTGCACGTAATCGCGAATACTGCTGCCGCCCGCCGCAATGGCATCCGACAAGGTTTCGCGAATGGCCGCCACGAGCAGTTCATAGCGCGCCCGGCTGATCCGGTTGGCGGCCCGCAGCGGCGAAATGCCGGCGCGGAACAGACTCTCCGAGGCGTAGATATTGCCGATGCCGACGACCAGATGACTGTCCATGAGGGTCGGCTTGATCGGCCCGCTGCGTTTCGAAATTGACGAAAAAATCCGGTTGACCGTGAAATCGTCCGACAAGGGTTCGATCCCCTGCGTTGCCAGCAAGGGATGCAGCTCAGCCGCCGCGGGCGGCCCCGGTTGCCAGAGCACGACACCGAAACGGCGCGGATCGGCCAGACGCAAACTCTGCCCGGCCAGCACCAGATCGAAATGGTCATGCTTGGCCGGAGGCTGGTCGCGCGACACGAAACGCAGGTTGCCCGACATCCCGAGATGAACAATCAGGCTCCCTTCAATACCCGTGCGCTGACAGTCGATCAGCAGGTACTTGCCACGCCGGCGCACAGCGGCGATGCGGCAGCCCGGCAACAACTCGATCAACTCCCGCGGAATCTCCTGACGCAGCTTCGGCGCACGAATAACCACGCCCTCGATCAGCGCACCTTCGAGCTCCGGCGCCAAGCCGCGACGACATACTTCCACCTCCGGCAATTCCGGCATTGCTTGTTCCTCCGGGCAAACCCAAATAACATCACAAACTTATCGGATTCTATGCGTTCCAATAAGCAATTCTGGCGCGAACATCGCGCAAACCTCGATCGAAAGCCGTCCATGCAACTGAAGCGAATCGCTGCCGCCCTCACCCTCACCCTGGGCCTGACCCACGGTGGATACGGCCTGGCCGCCGGCGAAGCCCCCGCCAAACCAGCCGACAAGCGCCCGAGCACCCAGGCCGCCTCGGAAGACCTGCTGGCGCGCACGGTTTTCCAGGCTCTGGTCGGCGAATTTGCACTGCAGCGCGGCGACGCCAAACTCGGCTCCGACGCGTGGACTGATCTTGCCCAGCGCACGCGCGACCCAAAAGTCCTCGCCCGGGCCACGGAAGTAGCCGGCTTCGCCCGCCAGTTCGACCGCGCCCTCGAACTATCCAAATTATGGCTCGAAGTCGAGCCCGACTCGACCAAAGCCCGGCAATCCCAGTCCTCGCTGTTGATCCTTGCCAACCGCCTCGACGAACTCGCCCCGCAATTGGCGGCCCTGCTCGCCCAGGACAAGCCCAATCTGGGCAACAACCTGATGCATCTCAACCGCATGCTGGCCCGGCACACCGACAAAAAAGCCGTCCAGTCACTGGTCGACCGCCTTGCCGCCCCCTACGACGACCTACCTGAAGCCCATTTCGCCATGGCCCAGGCCGCCGCCAATGCCAACGACAACCTGCGCGCACTGAACGAAACCGAAAAATCCCTGCAACTTCGCCCGGATTGGGAAAGCGCCGCGCTCGCCCGCGCCCAGCTCCAGACCCGGTTATCGCCCCAAACCGCCATCGACAGCCTGAGCACTTTCGTCGACGCCAACCCAGCCGGCCGTGATGCCCGCTTGGCGCTCGCCCGCCTGCTCATCAGCGAAAAACGCTATGACGAAGCCCGCCGCCATTTTGATCGCCTGATCAAGGACAACCCGGACAATCCGGACGTCATCTACCCGGTCGCCATGCTTGCCTTGCAGCAAGGCGACACGACAACCGGACGGACCCAACTCGAGCACCTGTTGACCACCGATTTCGCCGACAAGAGCACCATTCATTTCTTCCTCGGCCAACTCGACCAGGAGCAGAACAAGACGGAAGCAGCAGCTGAACATTACCGCCAGGTCACCGTCGGCGAGCAATACATCGCCGCCCGCTCCCGGCTGGCCCAAATCCTCCTGCAACAAGGCAAGACCAATGAAGCCCGGGAACTGCTGCACAACACGCGCGGCGGCACGGCAGCCGAACGGACCCAATTGATCCTCGCCGAATCGCAGATCCTGCGCGAAGCCGGCCGCCACAACGACGCCTACATCGTTCTCGACCTTGCCCTGACTGCCCAGCCGGACAACCCGGAACTGCTTTACGAAGCGGCGCTGACCGCCGAGCGCATAGGCAAGCCCGAAATTCTCGAAATCCATCTCAAGCACCTGCTGGCGATCAAACCAGACCACGCCCACGCCCTCAACGCGCTCGGCTATTCGTTGACTGAACGCAACATCCGCCTGCCGGAAGCCCAAGAACTGATTACCAAGGCGCTTGGCCTGACGCCGGAAGATCCCTTCATCATGGACAGCATGGGCTGGGTGCTCTACCGCCAGGGCAAGCTGCCGGAAGCACTGCAGACGCTCGAACAGGCCTATCGCATCAAGGCTGACCCCGAAATCGCCGCCCACCTCGGCGAAGTACTGTGGCAAATGAACCGCAAGGACGACGCCCGCCGTATCCTGCAGGAAGCCACCAAGGCCCATCCGGGCAACGAAGTCCTGAACGGCGCCGTCAAGAAATACCTGCCTTGAAATTACGCATCACCCTGCTGCTGGCGGCCAGCCTGCTGACCGCTTGCGCCAGCACGCCACCGGCCCGACTGGCCGCCCGCGACAATATCCGCGACTTTGCACTGGAAGGCCGCTTCGCACTACGCGTCACGCTGCCCGGCCAGGCCGTGCAAAACTCCGGCGGCCGCCTGACCTGGACACACCAGAACCGCAGCGACCGCGTGCTGCTCTCCAGCCCGCTCGGCTACGGTCTGGCCGAAATCGAAACGACACCGGGAATTTCCCGCCTGCGTACGGCCGAAGGCAAAACCAGCGAAGCAAGCGACCCCGACACGCTGATCGAAGAGGTCACCGGCCAGCGCCTGCCGGTCAGCCGCCTCCCCGCCTGGCTGCTCGGTCGTTCGGGCGGAACGGCTCGGATCGAGTCAGACGCCCATGGCCGCCCAGCCCGACTAAACGAAGACGGCTGGCAAGTAGACTATGCCTTTGAAGACGACAGCCCGAACGCCCTGCCCAGCCGCCTGACCCTGTCGCGCAATGGTGAAATCGAACTGCGCCTGCGCATCGAGGAATGGAAAGAAACGCCGTGAGCGACTGGAACTGGCACAGCGCCTGGCCTGCCCCGGCCAAACTGAATCTGTTCCTGCACGTCGTCGGCCGGCGGGCTGACGGCTACCACCTGCTGCAAACCGTCTTCCGCTTCATCGACCGCGCCGACACACTGCGTTTCGACCCACGCAGCGATGACAAAATCGTTCTCGCCACACCCATTCCCGGCGTCCCGGCCGACAGCGACCTGACCGTCCGCGCCGCCCGCCTGCTGCAGGAAACCACGGGCTGCCGGCAAGGCGCGACCATCCACCTCGACAAGCAACTGCCGATGGGCGGCGGGCTGGGCGGCGGATCGTCCGATGCCGCGACCGTACTGCTTGCCCTGAACCATCTGTGGCAGACCGGCTGCAGCCGGCCTGAACTGGAAAAAATCGGCCTTGTGCTCGGCGCCGATGTCCCGGTTTTCATCCATGGCCGCAACACCTTCGCCGAAGGCGTCGGCGAAGCCTTTACCGACGTCGACCTGCCAGCAGAAAGTTATCTGGTTCTGCATCCTGCGGTCCACGTGCCAACTGCGGCCATTTTCGGCGCCCCCGAACTGAAGCGCGACACCGCGACCATTCGCCCGACAGACTGGCAGCACGGGGATGGCCACAACGACCTCGAAGTCGTCGCCTGCGCCAAATTCCCGACGGTGGCTGAACATCTGGACTGGCTCAAAAGCCGCGCCCCACACGCCATGATGACCGGCTCCGGCGCCTGCGTCTTCGCCGGCTTTCCCCGACGCAGCGAGGCCGAGGCCCTTCTGGCAAGCCTTCCGGCCGGCATGCAGGGCTGGATTGCCGATGGCCTGCCCGAACATCCGCTGGCAAAAATTCGCTGAGGGGCTGGATTTCCCCAAAGAGCTCCTGTATTATTCGCGCCTCGCTCGGACGCGAACCCGTTCGAGCAACCCGCTGGGGAGTCGCCAAGTTGGTCAAGGCACCGGATTTTGATTCCGGCATTCGAAGGTTCGAATCCTTCTTCCCCAGCCAAGTTTCCTTCGGGCAGGTCACAAGCCTGCCCGATTTTCATTGTGGCGGGCAAATGCACGTAAGCATGCAGAAGGTCCGGAGGAATGTGGGAATGGCCTACAACAGCTTGATGGTCTTCACCGGCAATGCCAATCCAAAACTGGCTGCCGATGTTGCAACGCAACTCAGTGTCGATCTCGGCCGTGCCAACGTCGGCCGTTTTTCCGATGGCGAAGTCAGTGTCGAGCTGCAGGAACACGTTCGTGGGCGCGACATTTTCGTGCTGCAATCCACTTGCGCTCCGTGCAACGATAACCTGATGGAACTGTTGGTTATCGTTGATTCGCTCAAGCGTGCCTCGGCCGGCCGCATTACCGCCGCCATCCCCTATTTCGGCTACGCCCGCCAGGATCGCCGTTCGCGTTCGTCGCGCGTGCCCATCGCCGCCAAGCTCGTCGCCAACATGCTCGTCGCCTCCGGCGTCGACCGTGTGCTGACCATGGACCTGCACGCCGAACAAATTCAGGGCTTCTTCGACATTCCGGTCGACAACATCTACGGCCTGCCGATCCTGCTCGACGACATCCAGAAGCAACATTACGAAAACCCGATGGTCGTTTCGCCCGACCACGGCGGCGTAGTCCGTGCCCGTTCGCTGGCCAAGCGTCTCGAATGCGACCTGGCGATCATCGACAAGCGTCGCCCGAAGGCCAACGTTTCCGAAGTGATGAACATCATCGGTGAAGTCGATGGCCGCACCTGCATCATCATGGACGACATGGTCGACACCGCCGGCACCCTGTGCAAGGCCGCCACTGCCCTGAAGGCCAATGGCGCCAAGAAGGTCGTTGCCTACTGTACGCACCCGGTGCTGTCCGGCCCGGCTGTCGAGCGCGTCAACAGTTCCGACCTCGATGCCTTGGTCGTCACTGACACCATTCCACTGCGCGACGATGCTGCTGCCTGCCCGCGCATCCGTCAGCTTTCCGTGGCCGAAATCATGGCCGAAACCATTCGCCGCATCAGCAACGACGACTCCGTCTCGTCGCTGTTCATCGATTAAGTTTTTTTAACCTTCCCGTTCTGGTCGCGGACCGGGAAAACTATTGGAGTATCACCATGCAATTTGAACTTATCGCCCAAGCGCGTA contains:
- a CDS encoding YfhL family 4Fe-4S dicluster ferredoxin gives rise to the protein MSLIITDECINCDVCEPECPNEAISQGEEIYVIDPNKCTECVGHYDEPQCVQVCPVDCIPKDENHVETQDMLWVKYEKLTGNKRA
- a CDS encoding dynamin family protein encodes the protein MSLANQFAAYTAWRSRLATYIAELQGWLNTNELSDAQSDLRLTQLLERLREDRLNVAFVAEFSRGKSELINAIFFADYGNRMLPSSAGRTTMCPTELLFDGNKLPCIELLPIQTRASNSSVSEYKRFADEWTKISLDTESPDAMQDALRHVSETTRVTPEEAGRLGFEVGQGQIDLYVIGEDGLVEVPRWRHAMINFPHPLLKQGLVILDTPGLNAIGAEPELTLSLLPNAHAVLFILAADTGVTQSDLAIWREHICGGGMAKRGRMVVLNKIDGQWDELKSTEEIDAEIQRQVDSSAAILDLPASQIFPVSAQKGLVAKINGDTALLDKSRLPLLEAALSEELIPAKRDIVCDSTEGEFGDVSRRVRSLLDTRLLGLREQLTELTELRGKNKGVVEYMMGKVRAEKDEFESGLQRYYAVRSVFSTLTNNLFSHLGLDVLRQLTHETRETMLEAAFSKTLSDAMAGFFAGSRTALAKSNSEIGEILSMMEAVYKKFAIEHGLKLGSPTTFSLLRYEKELDRLQAWCDDHLNTMVSLLTHDKKNITQKFFEEVATQVRRAFEHANRDAEVWLRAIMAPMETQVREHQIQLKRRLESIKRIHQATDTLEDRIAELDGVEQNLLQQIEALEEIVGRVQDMLVPLDIRELQAA
- the mutM gene encoding bifunctional DNA-formamidopyrimidine glycosylase/DNA-(apurinic or apyrimidinic site) lyase, producing the protein MPELPEVEVCRRGLAPELEGALIEGVVIRAPKLRQEIPRELIELLPGCRIAAVRRRGKYLLIDCQRTGIEGSLIVHLGMSGNLRFVSRDQPPAKHDHFDLVLAGQSLRLADPRRFGVVLWQPGPPAAAELHPLLATQGIEPLSDDFTVNRIFSSISKRSGPIKPTLMDSHLVVGIGNIYASESLFRAGISPLRAANRISRARYELLVAAIRETLSDAIAAGGSSIRDYVHSDGSAGWFQIQAGVYDRAGQPCLRCGGVVRQIRQAGRSTYYCTGCQH
- a CDS encoding tetratricopeptide repeat protein, producing the protein MQLKRIAAALTLTLGLTHGGYGLAAGEAPAKPADKRPSTQAASEDLLARTVFQALVGEFALQRGDAKLGSDAWTDLAQRTRDPKVLARATEVAGFARQFDRALELSKLWLEVEPDSTKARQSQSSLLILANRLDELAPQLAALLAQDKPNLGNNLMHLNRMLARHTDKKAVQSLVDRLAAPYDDLPEAHFAMAQAAANANDNLRALNETEKSLQLRPDWESAALARAQLQTRLSPQTAIDSLSTFVDANPAGRDARLALARLLISEKRYDEARRHFDRLIKDNPDNPDVIYPVAMLALQQGDTTTGRTQLEHLLTTDFADKSTIHFFLGQLDQEQNKTEAAAEHYRQVTVGEQYIAARSRLAQILLQQGKTNEARELLHNTRGGTAAERTQLILAESQILREAGRHNDAYIVLDLALTAQPDNPELLYEAALTAERIGKPEILEIHLKHLLAIKPDHAHALNALGYSLTERNIRLPEAQELITKALGLTPEDPFIMDSMGWVLYRQGKLPEALQTLEQAYRIKADPEIAAHLGEVLWQMNRKDDARRILQEATKAHPGNEVLNGAVKKYLP
- the lolB gene encoding lipoprotein insertase outer membrane protein LolB; this encodes MKLRITLLLAASLLTACASTPPARLAARDNIRDFALEGRFALRVTLPGQAVQNSGGRLTWTHQNRSDRVLLSSPLGYGLAEIETTPGISRLRTAEGKTSEASDPDTLIEEVTGQRLPVSRLPAWLLGRSGGTARIESDAHGRPARLNEDGWQVDYAFEDDSPNALPSRLTLSRNGEIELRLRIEEWKETP
- the ispE gene encoding 4-(cytidine 5'-diphospho)-2-C-methyl-D-erythritol kinase, which translates into the protein MERNAVSDWNWHSAWPAPAKLNLFLHVVGRRADGYHLLQTVFRFIDRADTLRFDPRSDDKIVLATPIPGVPADSDLTVRAARLLQETTGCRQGATIHLDKQLPMGGGLGGGSSDAATVLLALNHLWQTGCSRPELEKIGLVLGADVPVFIHGRNTFAEGVGEAFTDVDLPAESYLVLHPAVHVPTAAIFGAPELKRDTATIRPTDWQHGDGHNDLEVVACAKFPTVAEHLDWLKSRAPHAMMTGSGACVFAGFPRRSEAEALLASLPAGMQGWIADGLPEHPLAKIR
- a CDS encoding ribose-phosphate pyrophosphokinase, with the translated sequence MAYNSLMVFTGNANPKLAADVATQLSVDLGRANVGRFSDGEVSVELQEHVRGRDIFVLQSTCAPCNDNLMELLVIVDSLKRASAGRITAAIPYFGYARQDRRSRSSRVPIAAKLVANMLVASGVDRVLTMDLHAEQIQGFFDIPVDNIYGLPILLDDIQKQHYENPMVVSPDHGGVVRARSLAKRLECDLAIIDKRRPKANVSEVMNIIGEVDGRTCIIMDDMVDTAGTLCKAATALKANGAKKVVAYCTHPVLSGPAVERVNSSDLDALVVTDTIPLRDDAAACPRIRQLSVAEIMAETIRRISNDDSVSSLFID